From a region of the Candidatus Cloacimonas sp. genome:
- a CDS encoding peroxiredoxin translates to MDTREGMPLLGERFPEMTVVTTKGKMILPQDMEGKWFVFFSHPADFTPVCTTEFVAFQKLYPKFKALNTELIGLSVDQVFAHIKWEEWIKEHLGVTIQFPIIADTGAVARRLGLIHPGKGTNTVRAVFIVDAKGIIRIILYYPQELGRNMEEILRAVEAMQFSDANGCSMPANWPKNELIGDKVIIPAAATVDDANARIAKIKKGEIEGYDWWFSYRDAKPKQEKKSAVQPKVSPRTKKK, encoded by the coding sequence ATGGATACAAGAGAAGGTATGCCTTTGTTGGGGGAGCGTTTCCCCGAAATGACCGTCGTTACTACTAAAGGTAAAATGATCCTTCCCCAGGATATGGAGGGGAAGTGGTTCGTCTTTTTCAGTCACCCGGCTGATTTTACCCCCGTCTGCACTACGGAATTTGTCGCGTTTCAAAAGCTGTATCCTAAGTTCAAAGCTCTGAATACTGAACTAATCGGCTTGAGCGTAGATCAGGTTTTTGCCCATATTAAATGGGAAGAATGGATTAAAGAACATCTTGGCGTAACAATCCAGTTTCCAATTATTGCCGATACCGGTGCTGTAGCCCGGCGCTTGGGTCTTATTCATCCCGGAAAAGGCACAAACACGGTCCGGGCAGTATTTATAGTTGATGCCAAAGGTATCATCAGAATAATTCTATATTATCCTCAAGAACTGGGACGCAATATGGAAGAAATTCTGCGTGCCGTAGAAGCTATGCAATTTTCTGATGCCAACGGTTGCTCTATGCCTGCTAACTGGCCTAAAAATGAATTGATTGGAGACAAAGTGATTATTCCAGCTGCCGCTACTGTTGACGATGCTAATGCTCGCATTGCTAAAATTAAAAAAGGAGAAATTGAGGGCTATGACTGGTGGTTTTCCTATCGGGATGCTAAACCGAAACAGGAGAAAAAATCTGCTGTTCAGCCCAAGGTCTCTCCTCGCACAAAAAAGAAATAA
- a CDS encoding glycosyltransferase family 2 protein — protein MAIAKIVFWVSWLLLAYHLVGYGLSLYLITSLFKKKKPVTKAPEVYPSITVICPAYNEEKVIEAKIQSFLNLNYPPEKIKMIVISDDSTDRTNEIVQKYTNQNISLIIQKPRAGKQNAHNLVLPLLDTDFVLSTDANSIFTPDCVKLLVTKMLSDNRIGLVSGEVIMVKRGERESGESVYWKYEAFLKLMDSRLKTLIGANGPIYLIRRELFGKIPLNSPDDFERVLIALKQGYIAAYEPQAIIYEEVTERATEEIARKVRIITREWYVLQRNIKLLNPFRYPAVSFILFFHKVLRWLFFVFVLTGFISNAFLLQYCFYRVVFIFQVIFYLLGTVGLISQEKGHHIPLTGIPGYFVAMVYSSAIAFVNFLQKKKINLWQPVR, from the coding sequence ATGGCGATAGCAAAAATAGTATTCTGGGTTTCGTGGCTGCTTTTGGCATACCATCTTGTAGGTTACGGATTAAGCTTATATCTTATCACTTCTTTGTTCAAAAAAAAGAAGCCGGTAACTAAAGCACCGGAAGTATATCCTTCAATTACAGTTATTTGTCCTGCCTACAACGAAGAAAAGGTTATTGAGGCAAAAATTCAATCCTTTCTGAACCTGAATTATCCCCCGGAAAAAATAAAAATGATTGTAATATCAGATGATTCCACCGATAGAACTAATGAAATAGTCCAAAAATACACCAATCAAAACATTTCCTTAATCATTCAAAAACCGAGAGCAGGTAAACAAAATGCCCATAACCTGGTTTTACCTTTGCTGGATACCGATTTTGTTTTATCCACCGATGCCAACAGTATTTTTACTCCCGATTGTGTAAAACTTTTAGTTACTAAAATGCTTTCCGATAACAGGATAGGTCTCGTTTCCGGCGAAGTGATAATGGTTAAAAGAGGCGAGCGGGAATCAGGAGAATCAGTTTATTGGAAATATGAAGCATTTCTGAAATTGATGGATTCCCGATTGAAAACCTTAATTGGAGCTAATGGTCCTATCTATTTAATTAGAAGAGAACTCTTTGGAAAAATTCCGTTAAACAGTCCGGATGATTTTGAACGCGTCTTAATTGCCCTAAAGCAAGGTTACATCGCTGCCTATGAGCCACAAGCCATCATTTATGAAGAAGTTACCGAAAGAGCAACGGAAGAAATAGCCCGCAAAGTAAGAATTATTACCCGTGAATGGTATGTTTTGCAACGCAATATAAAGTTATTAAACCCCTTTCGCTATCCTGCCGTAAGTTTTATTTTGTTTTTTCACAAAGTATTACGCTGGTTGTTTTTTGTTTTTGTATTGACAGGATTTATCAGTAATGCTTTTTTGTTGCAGTATTGCTTTTACCGGGTTGTTTTTATTTTCCAGGTAATTTTCTATCTGCTGGGAACAGTAGGACTTATAAGTCAGGAGAAAGGTCACCATATTCCTTTAACGGGAATTCCGGGATATTTTGTAGCGATGGTCTATTCTTCGGCTATAGCGTTTGTGAACTTCCTGCAAAAAAAGAAGATAAATTTATGGCAACCGGTTCGCTGA
- a CDS encoding NAD(P)-dependent oxidoreductase, whose translation MNILITGSNGFVGSNLMRELEKDGHTVCGIDISEHCEGEKHPETQLGDIRNLQDLNRISSVFGQKHNSQLELIIHCAAAKNDFGISRREYYSHNKYGTQTLLNFATGKGIKKLIYFSSVGVFGYPEGKANEDSPYNPDSDYGASKLAGELLCIKWQQQNPERELVVLRPAAIFGPNNYTNTYKLIDTLHRRPFLTVGEGKHIKTIVSISTVIDMTRFAMQKSAAGYQHYNCIDEPYLTLKELMELICSHPGFTMPRIKIPLQAAIGIGMLFDIPAKLFSIDLPVNSNRMRKLGTATYFTAEKAKRDGFVQKISLQDSIAAMCDWYLSINK comes from the coding sequence ATGAATATTCTAATCACCGGCAGCAATGGCTTTGTCGGTTCCAACTTAATGCGGGAATTGGAAAAAGACGGGCATACCGTTTGCGGTATAGATATCAGTGAACATTGCGAAGGGGAAAAGCATCCGGAAACACAACTCGGCGATATTAGAAATTTGCAAGACCTGAACAGAATTTCTTCTGTCTTCGGGCAAAAGCATAACAGCCAATTGGAGCTGATAATTCATTGTGCAGCAGCTAAGAATGATTTTGGCATTTCCCGCCGGGAATATTACAGCCACAATAAATACGGCACCCAAACATTACTGAATTTTGCCACCGGGAAAGGGATTAAGAAATTGATTTACTTCAGTTCTGTTGGCGTTTTTGGCTATCCGGAAGGGAAAGCAAACGAGGACTCACCTTATAATCCTGATAGCGATTACGGGGCATCAAAACTGGCAGGAGAGCTGCTTTGCATCAAATGGCAACAGCAAAATCCGGAACGCGAACTTGTGGTTTTGCGTCCGGCAGCCATTTTCGGTCCCAATAATTATACCAATACCTATAAACTTATAGACACTTTACATAGAAGACCTTTTTTAACCGTCGGCGAAGGCAAGCATATTAAAACAATTGTCTCTATCTCTACAGTGATTGATATGACCCGTTTTGCAATGCAAAAATCAGCTGCCGGCTACCAGCATTATAACTGTATTGATGAGCCATATTTAACCCTCAAAGAATTGATGGAACTAATTTGTTCGCATCCCGGGTTTACCATGCCCCGCATAAAAATTCCTCTGCAGGCAGCAATTGGAATCGGTATGCTCTTTGATATCCCGGCTAAACTATTTTCCATAGACCTACCGGTTAATAGTAACAGGATGCGTAAATTGGGAACGGCAACTTATTTTACTGCCGAAAAAGCTAAAAGAGACGGCTTTGTGCAAAAAATTTCTCTGCAAGATAGCATCGCCGCAATGTGCGATTGGTATCTTTCAATAAATAAATAA
- a CDS encoding Gfo/Idh/MocA family oxidoreductase, with amino-acid sequence MKTVKIGLIGCGRISKNHLDAVTQIPEAEFVAASDIREEKMQVVAENYGIKNLYTNYREMLEKENLNLVSICTPSGLHPQMGIEVANHKINVLTEKPMATNIEAADDLIKACDQNNVKLFVVKQNRLNSTMQLLKRAIDKGRFGRIYLAESNVFWQRPQAYYDAEKWRGTWEFDGGAFMNQASHYVDALYWLLGNVDSVMAYTATMARRIEAEDTGCAILHFRNGLIATINVTMLTYPKNFEGSITIIGEKGTVKIGGVAVNKIEKWEFEDYDDDDRIAQDANYQPPNVYGFGHNPYYRNVIDVLLGKDVPSTDGRDGRKSVEIIQAIYRSAKTGKRVSLPL; translated from the coding sequence ATGAAAACAGTTAAAATCGGTTTAATTGGCTGCGGTCGTATTTCCAAAAATCACTTAGATGCCGTAACTCAAATTCCCGAAGCGGAGTTTGTTGCCGCAAGCGATATTAGGGAAGAAAAAATGCAGGTAGTAGCAGAAAATTACGGCATTAAAAATCTCTACACCAACTATCGGGAAATGTTGGAAAAGGAAAATTTAAACCTCGTTTCAATTTGCACTCCCAGTGGCTTGCATCCTCAAATGGGAATTGAAGTAGCTAATCATAAAATCAATGTGTTAACCGAGAAACCGATGGCTACCAATATTGAGGCAGCCGATGATTTAATTAAAGCTTGCGACCAAAACAATGTGAAACTTTTCGTGGTAAAACAAAATCGCCTCAATTCAACTATGCAGCTACTTAAAAGAGCAATTGATAAAGGACGCTTTGGCAGAATTTATTTAGCCGAATCCAATGTCTTCTGGCAAAGACCTCAGGCATATTACGATGCCGAAAAATGGCGTGGAACCTGGGAATTTGACGGCGGTGCCTTTATGAATCAGGCAAGTCATTATGTGGATGCACTTTATTGGTTATTAGGGAATGTGGATAGTGTTATGGCTTACACAGCAACTATGGCTCGCCGCATTGAAGCGGAAGATACGGGTTGTGCTATCTTGCATTTCCGCAATGGGTTAATAGCAACTATCAATGTTACAATGCTAACCTATCCCAAAAATTTTGAGGGCTCCATTACGATCATCGGAGAAAAAGGAACCGTTAAAATCGGAGGCGTTGCCGTAAATAAAATAGAAAAATGGGAATTTGAGGATTACGATGACGATGATCGTATTGCTCAGGATGCCAATTATCAGCCGCCAAATGTGTATGGCTTTGGACATAATCCTTACTATCGCAATGTGATAGATGTCCTCTTAGGCAAAGATGTGCCCTCCACCGACGGCAGAGATGGCAGAAAATCCGTAGAAATCATTCAGGCAATATACCGTTCCGCCAAAACCGGAAAACGCGTCTCTCTGCCTTTGTAA
- a CDS encoding polysaccharide biosynthesis C-terminal domain-containing protein produces MSQINLKKNIITSGSFRIIILVISFLISWISARYLGVTLKGEYSYLITIGSFVWMILDLGIFRSYPYLVRKYPEKLPTMFGWTIITLIAELLIFISLGVIFLDFWNKLIGYPLTPAKIILLIMFISFNKAFMQLQAISMGMDRILQNSLAHFLSSAIFLVLLLIGYFALLKVDRINAVMIFTVTGFGCSILYLVFSNHWLLHFKSFNLKLIKMFYSYGFRVFLSSLFIMLLIRADIVIIKHFLCFTQVGIYSMAAHIVDFIQIASNLVGGLLFVKLADTEDDVSKWLLLKKTLLLFFFFITLANLGFGFLGKFIMRIMFGAQFVPVYYVYIWLMPAVYGLSFGSLFNNYLNSKGFPVISIILPAVALLVNIGLNLWLIPVMGINGAALSTSFSYFLWLVLIIYFEQKDSKGRMLHYLLPTWKDITDLGEEIISEGKGVLRKLTHKTA; encoded by the coding sequence ATGTCCCAGATAAACCTGAAAAAAAATATCATTACCAGTGGCAGTTTCAGGATAATTATCCTGGTTATCTCCTTTTTAATCAGCTGGATAAGTGCCAGATATTTGGGTGTAACTTTAAAGGGTGAATACAGCTATCTGATTACTATAGGTAGTTTTGTCTGGATGATTTTGGATTTGGGAATTTTTAGAAGCTATCCCTATTTGGTGCGTAAATATCCGGAAAAATTGCCCACGATGTTTGGCTGGACAATTATTACCCTGATTGCGGAACTGCTGATTTTCATCTCGTTAGGGGTGATTTTTTTAGATTTTTGGAATAAGCTGATCGGGTATCCTCTCACTCCAGCCAAAATAATTCTGCTAATTATGTTTATTTCTTTTAATAAAGCATTTATGCAACTACAGGCAATATCTATGGGAATGGATAGAATTTTACAGAATTCCCTGGCGCATTTTTTAAGTTCTGCCATCTTTCTTGTTCTCTTGCTGATTGGCTATTTTGCCTTGTTAAAAGTAGATAGAATTAATGCCGTGATGATTTTTACCGTAACGGGTTTTGGCTGCAGTATATTATATCTTGTTTTCAGCAATCATTGGCTTCTCCATTTTAAGAGCTTCAATTTGAAACTGATTAAGATGTTTTACAGCTATGGATTTCGGGTTTTTCTTTCTTCGCTGTTTATTATGTTGCTGATTAGGGCTGATATCGTAATCATCAAGCATTTTTTATGTTTCACGCAAGTGGGAATCTACTCAATGGCTGCCCATATTGTAGATTTTATTCAGATTGCTTCCAACCTGGTGGGAGGTCTGTTATTTGTAAAGCTTGCAGATACTGAAGATGATGTCAGCAAATGGTTGCTGTTGAAAAAGACCTTGCTTTTGTTCTTCTTCTTTATCACTCTGGCAAATTTGGGCTTTGGCTTTTTGGGCAAATTTATAATGCGGATAATGTTTGGAGCACAGTTCGTGCCTGTATATTATGTATATATTTGGTTAATGCCTGCCGTTTACGGTTTAAGCTTTGGTTCGCTATTCAATAATTATCTGAATAGCAAGGGCTTTCCTGTAATCAGTATCATCCTTCCCGCGGTTGCTTTATTAGTAAATATCGGCTTAAACTTGTGGTTGATTCCGGTTATGGGAATTAACGGAGCCGCTCTCAGCACAAGTTTCTCCTATTTTCTTTGGTTAGTCCTGATTATTTATTTTGAACAAAAGGATAGCAAGGGTAGAATGTTACATTATTTATTGCCTACCTGGAAAGATATAACGGATTTGGGAGAGGAGATAATATCCGAAGGAAAAGGTGTTTTGAGAAAATTAACTCATAAAACGGCTTAA